AGTATCAGCTGCGCCCGGAGAGCGAACAGCAGATTAAAAGCATGGCATCGCGTCTTGCGGCCACGGGCCTGACGCACGCCCGGATGGACGGACATACGGACAACTACGGCGAAGAGAGCTACAACAAAGACCTCTCCCTGAAGCGCGCCAATGTGGTTGCCGATGCCTGGGCTCAGGGTGCAGGTATTCCCCGCAGCAATCTGACGACCCAGGGCTTAGGTAAACAGTACCCCGTTGCGGACAACAAAACTGCCCAGGGACGTGCTGAAAACCGTCGCGTTGCGGTGGTGATCGGCACGCCCTGAGTCATTACTCTGGCGTTCCGGCCAGGGCTAATCCTGATGCCGCCCGCCAGCGCAGCCAGTCAATAACGATAAACAGCGCCAGGCTGCATCCCATGACTGGCATCGCCAGCCCCAGTAATACGGCGATACCGACAGAGACGCACCGCCCCCACAGCGGCAACGCCAGCCAGCTCTGACACAGAGTCTGCGCGGGATCGGTTGCCGTCTGACGGGGCCTGCGCATCCACCACATCCGGTATCCCCACACAATCATCACGCACAGCGCGACGCCAAAGGCGATCAACACCAGCTGGTTAGGCAGACCAAACAGCACGCCCATATGGAAATCCACCCCCCAGCGGGTCAGTTTGGCCATCAGCGGGTAATCCGCAAAACGGGTATGATCGATGACCGCCAGGGTCGCGGGGTCAACGGCCACCGCATCCACCTGCGTCGGCCAGCGACGATCTATCTCCGTCACCGTCCACGCCGTCGCATCACTCTTCGCCGGGCGGATCTCCAGCTTCGTGGCCTTGATACCCGCCGCATTCGCCGCCTGTAGCACGCCGTCGTAGAGCGCCGGATCGGGCTTCATCTCCGGCATGGGCATCGACATGTGATGACCGTGATGATCGGCATGCGGATCGGCGATTTTCGCCGGGCCTTGCAGCTGCGTTTTCACCTGCGGTGTGAGCCAGTTCATCTCTGCCCGCAGCTTATCCACGTTCCCCCCCGCCCACTGGGACCAGGTCAGGCCGGTCGCCGAGAACAGCAGCATGCCCAGCAGCAGACACCAGCCGAGGGTGACGTGCAGACGACGGCGGTTCTGGAAGCGGTTATTGATACGCCGTTTTGGCCGGGTATAAAACCACAGCGCAATGCCCCCCAGCGCGGCAATCCACATCCACGACGCGGCCAGCTCGCTGTAGAGACGCCCCACGTCACCCAGCATCAACGACTGATGCAGATAATCGATTGTCTGGCGGAACGGCAAAATACCGCTGGTGCCGTAGACGGTCATATCTCCCCGAACCTCAAGACTGACCGGATCGATAAAGATGGCCCGGTTCTCTGAGGCCTTCAGCGCCGGGTCGGCATACATTACCCGGGTGGTGTCGCCATCGGCCAGACCCGGGCGAACCGCATGCAGGCGCAACTCTCCGCCGGTCACTTTTTCCGCGACAGCGATCTGCTCCGCAAGAGGGCGCGCTGTCCCCCGGGTCTCGCTGAACAGGGCATGATGATAAAGCGCATTTTCCAGCTGCGGTGTGGCGACATACAGCGTACCGGAGAGCGCGGCGATAAAGATAAATGGCCCGACAAACAGACCAATATAGAAGTGAAGACGACGCAGCAGGTTGCCCCATGCAGCGCGCGAAGTGCAGGTAGTCATGCTTTCCCTTTTTTAGGCAAAAAGTTATCGGTACACCGGGGTGCACGTTTTTTTAAATGGAATAAGCAGACAGGCGCGGAGGGGCTCGCGTATCGGGGCAGAGCCAGGGGAAGTAATGCCAGTGGCGGACGGCAGGACGCGGTGGCGTCAGCCGCTGTCTGAGTAATACCGCGCACAGCAGCATCACCAGCGCCAGTATCACCCCCGGAACATGGGCCAACAGCACGCAGTAACCACAGGCTTCGGCGTGGTCGACCGGCATGGTTTCGGAGGGGGCATGGTGCTCAGTCATCATAGTCATCTCATGATGCATGCCGGGCATCGCGCTCATGGGATCTTTTTGCAACGAGACAGAGACAAGCGGTGCAAAGACGATCATCAGGATCGCAAATAACGCGAGACCTGTCGCGATACGTTGCCATGTTGCCTGATGCTGTTTAGTCGTCACTTACCCTCCGTTGAAGCAGGGGCATTGTAAACGATTTATGACGAAGACGTTAACGTGCAAGGCACACAGAGATAAAAAAAGGGCCGGCCTTTCGGCCAGCCCTTTTTACAGGATGTCGCACAAGCGAATCTTAGTTCAGACGCTCTTTGATACGAGCAGACTTACCAGTACGCTCACGCAGGTAGTACAGTTTAGCTTTACGTACAGCACCACGACGTTTAACAGCAATGCTGTCAACTACCGGAGAGTGAGTCTGGAAGACACGCTCAACGCCTTCGCCGTTGGAAATTTTACGAACAGTGAATGCAGAGTGCAGACCGCGGTTACGGATAGCGATAACCACGCCCTCAAATGCCTGCAGACGTTTTTTGGAACCTTCAACAACCCATACTTTCACTTCCACGGTATCACCCGGACGGAAGGAAGGTACGTCCTGCTTCATCTGCTCTTGTTCAAGTTGCTTAATAATGTTGCTCATAATTTAATCTCTTATCCTGGGTAAACTGATATTCGGGGGCCTCAGGCCATCCCATCATGTTTCTGCTGCTGGTGCGCGTGTTCAGTTTTGAACTCGGCCAGCAACTTTGCTTGCTCTTCAGTCAGAGCCAGGTTTTCCAGAAGTTCAGGTCTTCTAAGCCAGGTACGGCCCAGCGACTGCTTCAGACGCCAGCGACGAATCTCAGCATGGTTTCCCGACAGCAATACCGGCGGTACTTCCATCCCTTCTAACACTTCAGGACGGGTATAGTGTGGACAGTCCAGCAATCCATCAGCAAAAGAGTCTTCTGTTGCTGAAGCTTCATGGCCCAGAACCCCCGGAATGAACCGGGAAACCGAGTCAATCAGCGTCATTGCCGGTAACTCACCACCGCTGAGAACGTAATCGCCGATAGACCATTCTTCGTCAATCTCGGTTTGAATTACGCGCTCATCTATCCCTTCGTAGCGACCACACACCAGAATCAGTTTCTGATTCGTTGCCAGTTCGCTGACGCCCGCTTGATCAAGCTTGCGTCCCTGAGGTGACAGATAAATCACCTTTGCGCCTTCACCTGCCGCGGCTTTTGCTGCTGCGATGGCATCCCGCAAGGGTTGAACCATCATGAGCATCCCCGGTCCGCCGCCGTAAGGACGTTCGTCCACGGTACGGTGCCGGTCATGAGTGAAGTCACGTGGACTCCAGCTCTCGATGCTCAGCAGGCCATTTTTTACTGCCCGGCCAGTTACCCCGTAATCAGTAATCGCGCGGAACATTTCAGGAAACAGGCTAACGATACCTATAAACACAAGCCAATCCCCATAGCGCCGTCTTTTACCGTTTTCAGGAGAATTTAAAAACCAGGATCCCAATCTACTTCGATAGTACGAGTAGCGAGATCGACTTTCTTGATAACCTGCCCATCGAGGAACGGAACCAGCCGCTCCTTGATGCCAAACGCATCTTTCAGGTTTGCCTTAATGACGAGAACGTCATTCGATCCGGTTTCCATCATATCGATGACTTTTCCCAGACCGTAACCTTCAGTGGTGACTACCTGGCAACCGATAAGGTCTTTCCAGTAGTAACCATCATCCAGCTCAGGCAGCTGCGACGAATCCACGACAATTTCACAATTAGTCAGCGCATTCGCGGCATCGCGATCGTCAACGCCTTTCAGCTTGATAACGATGTCCTGATTGTGGTGACGCCAGCTTTCCAGCTCGACTTCCTGCCACTGACCCGCCTTCTGGATAAACCAGGGCTGATAGTCAAAAATGCTTTCGGCGTCTTCGGTGGAGGAAAACACTCTGAGCCAACCACGGATACCGTAGCAAGAACCCATTTTGCCCAATACAATCGGTTCAACAGGTGCTTTTTTGCTCATCATGACCACCGTGACAGATTAAGCTGCTTTGTTTGCTGCTTTGATCAGCGTAGCAACGCGATCGGAAACGGTAGCGCCCTGGCCAACCCAGTGAGCGATACGATCCAGATCCAGACGGGTTTCTTCTTCTGCGCCAGCGGCCAGTGGGTTGAAGAAACCAACGCGCTCGATGAAGCGACCGTTGCGTGCATTACGGCTGTCAGTAACAACAACCTGGTAGAACGGACGCTTTTTCGCGCCGTGACGTGCTAAACGAATAGTTACCATAACATCCTCTTGTGTGAATAAAACACCGGGCCCCATCGAGGGAAGGAGCCCGGTGTCATATTAAAAGCCCGAAAATTTTACTGATTTTTGGGGAAAATGCAATCAGCAGTTGCTAATCCACCATAATAAGGCCGTCGGCGGCACAGCCAGTTTGGTGCCGGCGTGCGCGCAGCCACCGGAGCGTACACGCAGTACGTGAGGATGGCGAGCACACCCCGGTGCCAAAATGGCAAACAAGCCAGGCCGATTAGCGACCAGGGAATCCTGGTGGCATCATGCCCTTCATGCCGCGCATCATTTTGGCCATCCCGCCCTTCTTCATTTTCTTCATCATGCGCTGCATGTCGTCGAACTGCTTCAGAAGGCGGTTAACGTCCTGAACCTGCATCCCACAACCCGCCGCGATACGGCGTTTACGGGAGCCTTTAATGATTTCTGGCTTCGCGCGCTCTTTCAGCGTCATGGAGTTGATAATCGCCTCCATCCGCACCAGAACCTTGTCGTCCATCTGCGCTTTCACGTTATCCGGAATTTGCCCCATGCCCGGCAGCTTGCCCATCAGGCTCGCCATACCGCCCATGTTTTTCATCTGGCGCAGCTGCTCCAGGAAGTCGGTCAGATCGAAGCCATCGCCTTTTTTCAGCTTGGAGGCCAGCTTCTCCGCCTGCGCACGGTCGACTTTGCTCTCGATATCTTCGATCAGCGACAGCACGTCGCCCATGCCGAGGATACGGGAGGCAATACGATCCGGGTGGAACGGCTCCAGCGCTTCGGTCTTCTCACCGACGCCGAGGAACTTAATTGGCTTGCCGGTGATATGACGAATCGAGAGCGCCGCACCGCCGCGGGCGTCGCCGTCCACTTTGGTCAGCACCACGCCGGTTAACGGCAGCGCTTCATTGAACGCTTTTGCGGTGTTTGCCGCATCCTGACCAGTCATGGCGTCGACAACAAACAGGGTTTCTACCGGATTGATCGCGGCATGCACCTGTTTGATTTCGTCCATCATCGCTTCGTCAACGTGCAGACGACCGGCGGTATCCACCAGCAGCACGTCGAAGAACTTCAGCTTCGCCTCTTTCAGCGCCGCATTAACGATGTCGATCGGTTTCTGTCCGACGTCGGACGGGAAGAATTCCACGCCAACCTGTTCGGCCAGGGTTTCCAGCTGTTTGATCGCCGCCGGGCGATAAACGTCGGCAGAGACGACCAGCACTTTCTTCTTGTGCTTTTCGCGCAGGAATTTACCCAGCTTACCGACGCTGGTGGTTTTACCCGCACCCTGCAGGCCCGCCATCAGCACCACCGCTGGCGGTTGCGCCGCAAGGTTCAGGCTCTGGTTCTCTTCGCCCATCGCCGAAACCAGTTCGTTACGGACGATTTTGACGAACTCCTGACCCGGGGTCAGGCTCTTGTTAACTTCATGACCAACCGCTTTCTCTTTTACGCGGTTGATGAAATCACGGACGACCGGCAGCGCGACGTCTGCTTCAAGCAGCGCCATGCGCACTTCGCGCAGCGTCTCTTTGATGTTGTCTTCGGTAAGGCGTCCACGGCCGCTGATGTTGCGCAGCGTGCGCGACAAACGATCGGTTAAATTATCAAACATTGTCTCTCGCCTGGGGTAGAAACGTTAGGTCGCTGGCGCGACACGTACACAGAATTTTGCCGGAGTATAACATGAAGGCGCCTTTGTTGTTATGCAACGGTTGGAGCACGCCTCACGTAACGTTATACTGCACCTCTTTCTTATCAGGACAACTGTCGACACCTATATGCCTGTTTTCGCTCTGATCGCCCTCGTCGCGTACTCTGTCAGCCTCGCGCTGATCATTCCTGGCCTGCTGCAAAAAAACAGCGGCTGGCGGCGAATGGCTATTTTGTCGGCGGTCATCGCGTTGATAAGCCACGCTTTTGCCCTCGAAGCGCGCATTCTGCCAGGCGACGGTAGCGGGCAGAATCTGAGCCTGCTGAACGTCGGCTCGCTGGTCAGCCTGATGATCTGTACGGTGATGACCATCGTGGCCTCGAAAAACCGCGGCTGGCTGCTGCTGCCGATTGTCTACGCCTTTGCGCTGATCAATCTGGCCTTTGCCACCTTCGTGCCGAACGAGTTCATCACCCATCTTGAGACAACGCCGGGCATGATGGTGCATATTGGCCTGTCGCTGTTCTCCTATGCCACGCTGATTATTGCCGCGCTGTATGCCCTCCAGCTGGCCTGGATTGACTACCAGCTGAAAAATAAAAGGCTGGCCTTTAGTAACGAAATGCCGCCGCTGATGACCATCGAACGCAAGATGTTTCACATCACTCAGGTCGGGGTGGTCCTGCTGACGCTGACCCTGAGTACCGGCCTGTTTTATATGCACAATCTCTTCAGCATGGAGAATATCGACAAGGCCGTGCTCTCCATCATCGCGTGGTTTGTCTATATTGTCCTGTTATGGGGCCATTATCATGAAGGCTGGCGCGGTCGCCGCGTGGTCTGGTTCAACGTGGCGGGAGCAGGCATCCTGACCCTGGCCTATTTTGGTAGCCGCGTCATCCAGCAACTCGCCGGCTAAGCAACAAAGGAGTTCCCCCTGGAACACATCTCCACTACCACGCTGATCGTTACCCTGATCGTGATGGTAGTTATCTCCGCCTATTTCTCCGGCTCGGAGACCGGCATGATGACGCTCAACCGTTACCGGTTACGTCATCGCGCCAAACAGGGTAACCGCGCTGCGCGTCGTGTAGAAAAACTGCTGCGTAAACCGGACCGCCTGATAAGCCTGGTGCTCATCGGCAACAACCTGGTTAACATCCTCGCCTCCGCGCTGGGCACCATTGTCGGCATGCGCCTGTACGGTAACGCCGGGGTCGCTATCGCCACCGGGGTGCTGACGTTCGTGGTGCTGGTCTTTGCCGAAGTGTTACCGAAGACCATCGCTGCCCTCTATCCTGAGAAGGTCGCCTATCCCAGCAGCTTCCTGCTGGCGCCGTTACTGATCCTGATGATGCCGCTGGTGTGGCTGTTAAACGGCGTGACCCGGGTGCTGATGCGCATGGTGGGTATCAAAGCGGATGTGGTGGTCAGCAGCGCGCTGAGCAAAGATGAGCTGCGCACCATCGTGCACGAGTCGCGCTCGCAAATCTCCCGCCGCAATCAGGATATGCTGCTGTCGGTGCTGGACCTGGAGAAGGTCAGCGTGGATGACATTATGGTGCCGCGCAATGAGATCGTCGGTATCGACATCAACGATGACTGGAAAGCCATTGTCCGCCAGCTGACCCACTCCCCGCACGGTCGCATCGTGCTGTACCGGGATTCACTGGACGACACCATCAGCATGCTGCGCGTGCGTGAAGCTTATCGTCTGATGACCGAGAAAAAAGAGTTCACCAAAGAGGTGATGCTGCGCGCGGCGGATGAGATCTACTACATCCCGGAAGGCACTCCGCTCAGCACCCAGTTGATCAAATTCCAGCGGAATAAAAAGAAAGTGGGCCTGGTGGTGGATGAGTATGGCGATATCCAGGGCCTGGTGACGGTAGAGGATATTCTGGAGGAGATTGTCGGCGACTTTACCACCTCCATGTCCCCTACCCTTGCCGAAGAAGTCACGCCGCAAAACGACGGCTCGGTGCTGATTGACGGCAGCGCGAACGTTCGTGAACTCAATAAAGCCTTTAACTGGCAGATGCCGGAAGAGGAAGCCCGGACCATTAACGGCATGATTCTGGAAGCGCTGGAGGAGATCCCGGCGGCAGGCACGCGGGTGCGGATTGGTCAGTATGATATTGATATCCTGGACGTACAGGACAATATGATTAAGCAGGTGAAGGTCGTGCCGGTCAAACCGCTCAGGGAGAGCATCGCGGAGTAAAACGTAGTGCCGGGCAGGCGACGCCGCCACCCGGCACTACGGGAGGCAAATTACGCCTTAGCTTTCGCCACGGAGACCATCGCCGCGCGAATGGTACGGCCGTTCAGGGTATAGCCTTTCTGCATCACCATCAGCACGTTACCGGCAGCGACGTCTTCAGACTCAACCATCGCAATCGCCTGATGCACGTTCGGATCCATCGGCACGTTGGTATCGGCGACCACTTCCACGCCAAACTTCTTCACTACGTCGAGCATGGATTTCAGCGTCAGCTCAATCCCTTCCACCATCGGAGCCATATCCGGGTTCGCTTTATCCGCAACTTCCAGCGCGCGATCCAGGCTATCGATGACCGGCAGCAGTTCGTTGACAAATTTTTCCAGCGCAAATTTATGCGCCTTTTCAACGTCCAGCTCGGTACGACGACGCAGGTTTTCCATTTCGGCTTTGATACGCAGGATGCCATCGCGCTCGCGGTTCTGGGCTTCAGTTACCTGAGCTTCCAGATTCGCAATTTTTTCATCGCGCGGATCCACCTGCTCAGCACCAGCCTCAGGCTCTACAGCCTCAACCTCTTCGTGCTGCTCCGTGATAATTTCTTCCGGGGCTTGCCCCTCAGGCGTTTTCTGTTCTTTACTACTCATGAATTTCTCCGCGTTTTTCTGCATTCAACTCGCTAACTTCGCTTATTATGGGGATCAGTTTCCGGGATTCAAGGGAACAAGCCACATTGTCATCATTCATTCGCACAAGGACCTTCAGAAAATGAGCAACCATTTCAAGTGTATTGGGATTGTCGGTCATCCACGTCACCCTACTGCGTTGACGACACATGAAATGCTCTATCGCTGGCTGTGCGCGAAAAACTATGACGTGATTGTTGAACAGCAAATTGCCCAGGAATTGCAGTTAAAAAACGTCAAAACCGGTACGCTGGCGGAAATTGGCCAGCAGGCCGACCTGGCGGTGGTGGTCGGTGGCGACGGAAATATGCTGGGTGCCGCGCGCACCCTCGCCCGTTACGATATTAAAGTCATTGGCATCAACCGTGGCAACCTGGGCTTTTTAACCGACCTCGACCCGGATAACGCCCAGCAGCAGCTCGCCGACGTGCTGGAAGGCCACTACATCAGCGAAAAGCGCTTTCTGCTGGAGGCCCAGGTGTGCCAGCAGGACTGTCAGAAACGGATCAGCACCGCCATTAACGAAGTGGTGCTGCATCCGGGGAAAGTGGCGCATATGATTGAGTTTGAAGTCTATATCGACGAAATCTTTGCCTTCTCGCAGCGCTCCGACGGGCTGATTATCTCGACCCCGACCGGGTCCACCGCCTACTCGCTCTCGGCGGGCGGGCCAATCCTGACGCCATCCCTGGATGCTATTACGCTGGTGCCGATGTTCCCGCACACCCTTTCGGCCCGCCCGCTGGTGATAAACAGCAGCAGCACCATTCGCCTGCGTTTTTCGCACCGCCGCAACGACCTTGAGATCAGCTGCGACAGCCAAATCGCGCTGCCGATTCAGGAAGGCGAAGACGTGCTGATCCGCCGCTGTGATTACCACCTGAATCTCATCCACCCGAAAGACTACAGCTATTTCAACACATTAAGTTCCAAGCTCGGCTGGTCGAAAAAATTGTTCTGAAATAGCATCCAGCACTTTACTGTATAAAAAACCAGATTATACTGTACACAAACACAGTTATGGTTTTTCATACAGGAAAACGTTTATGCTGGCACAACTGACCATCAGCAACTTCGCCATCGTTCGTGAGCTCGAAATTGATTTCAACAGCGGAATGACGGCTATCACCGGGGAGACCGGGGCCGGTAAATCTATTGCGATTGACGCGCTTGGGCTCTGCCTCGGCGGTCGTGCTGATGGCAACATGGTGCGCGCAGGTGCCAGCCGCGCCGATCTCTGCGCCCGTTTTTCCCTCAAGGACATCCCCGCCGCCCTGCGCTGGCTCGAGCAGAACCAGCTTGAAGATGGGCGTGAGTGCTTACTTCGCCGTGTCCTCAGCAGCGACGGCCGCTCCCGTGGCTTTATCAACGGTACTGCGGTGCCGTTGTCCCAGCTGCGCGAGCTGGGTCAGCTGTTAATCCAGATCCACGGCCAGCACGCCCATCAGCAGTTGATTAAACCTGAACAGCAGAAATCCCTGCTCGACGGCTATGCCGGTGAGTCTGCGCTGACGCAGCTGATGGCTGATCACTACCGTCAGTGGCACCAGAGCTGCCGCGAACTGGCGCTGCATCAACAGCAGAGCCAGGAGCGTGCGGCCCGTGCCGAGCTGCTGGCGTATCAACTGAAAGAGCTGAACGAATTCAGCCCGCAGGCGGGTGAGTTTGAGCAGATTGACGAAGAGTACAAGCGCCTTGCCAATAGCGGCCAGTTGCTCTCCACCAGCCAGCAGGCGCTGAACTTACTGGCCGACGGCGAAGAGGTGAATCTGCAAAGCCAGCTTTATAGCGTGCGTCAGTTAGTCACCGAACTGGCAGGCATGGACAGTAAAGTCTCCGGCATGCTCGATATGCTGGAAGAGGCGGCGATTCAGATCTCCGAAGCGAGTGACGAGCTGCGCCACTATTGCGAGCGTCTGGATCTCGATCCCAACCGCCTGTTTGAGCTGGAACAGCGCATTTCGCGCCAGATCTCCCTTGCGCGTAAGCACCACGTTTCACCCGAGGAGCTGCCTGGCTTCCACCAGTCCCTGCTGGATGAGCAGCATCAGCTTGACGATCAGGCCGACTCGCTGGAGACCCTCTCTCTGGCGGTCAGCGTGCATCATCAGCAGGCTCTGGAAACGGCTACGCAGCTGCACAACGTTCGTCAGCGCTATGCGCAGGAACTCAGCCAGCACATTACCGAGAGCATGCATCTGCTGTCGATGCCGCACGGCGTTTTCACCATCGATGTGAATTTCGAAGCTAACCACCTGACGGCTGACGGCGCGGACCGCGTTGAATTCCGCGTGACCACTAACCCCGGTCAGCCGCTGCAGGCTATCTCCCGGGTCGCGTCTGGTGGTGAGCTGTCGCGTATCGCCCTGGCGATTCAGGTGATTACCGCGAAGAAAATGGAAACCCCGGCGCTGATCTTCGATGAAGTGGATGTCGGTATCAGCGGCCCGACCGCGGCGGTGGTAGGTAAACTGCTTCGTCAGCTTGGCGAGTCCACACAGGTGATGTGCGTCACCCACCTGCCGCAGGTTGCCGGCTGCGGGCATCATCATTTCTTCGTCAGCAAAGAGACCGACGGCGAGATGACCGAAACGCACATGCAGCCGCTGGACAAACGTGCCCGCCTGCAGGAGCTGGCGCGTCTGCTGGGCGGCAGTGAAGTCACCCGCAATACCCTGGCAAACGCGAAAGAACTGCTGGCAGCCTAAACTTTTTCGGTATCTCAGGGTCATACAGAACAATAAAAACGCCGACAGACCGGACGCCAGAGGTTTTAATGTGGTGAAAGGTCTATTATCATCGGCATATTACATATGAGCCGTCGCGTATTGCCCGGGCCCGAAAAGGAATCAAATCACTATGCGCTGTAAAACGCTGACCGCTGCCGCTGCGGTTCTTTTGATGATGACCGCAGGCTGTTCCACTCTGGAAAAAGTGGTTTACCGCCCTGACATCAACCAGGGGAACTATCTCGCTCCTAACGATGTGTCTAAAATCCGTGTCGGTATGACGCAGCAGCAAGTTGCCTATGCTCTGGGCACACCGATGATGTCCGATCCGTTCGGCACTAACACCTGGTTCTATGTCTTCCGCCAGAAGCCTGGTCATGAAGATGTGTCGCAGCAGACGCTGACGCTGACTTTCAACAGCAGCGGCGTGCTGACCAACATCGACAACAAACCGGCGCTCACCAAAGAGTAAGGTTTCAGAAATGCAAAAAGGTGCTCAATGAGCACCTTTTTTGTTTTCTCTCGCCGCCTGTAGCCCCGGTAAGCGCAGCGCCACCGGGGAACCCCGCTTATTTAGCAGCTCTCTCCGCACGCTGGCGACGCAGTTCTTTCGGGTCGGCAATCAGCGGACGGTAAATCTCTACCCGGTCACCGTCCTT
This DNA window, taken from Leclercia adecarboxylata, encodes the following:
- a CDS encoding OmpA family protein, encoding MLRRYAAPLLMASMLLAGCQAPQGKFTAEQIAAMKSYGFNETNGDWSLGLSAKILFGKNEYQLRPESEQQIKSMASRLAATGLTHARMDGHTDNYGEESYNKDLSLKRANVVADAWAQGAGIPRSNLTTQGLGKQYPVADNKTAQGRAENRRVAVVIGTP
- a CDS encoding PepSY-associated TM helix domain-containing protein produces the protein MTTCTSRAAWGNLLRRLHFYIGLFVGPFIFIAALSGTLYVATPQLENALYHHALFSETRGTARPLAEQIAVAEKVTGGELRLHAVRPGLADGDTTRVMYADPALKASENRAIFIDPVSLEVRGDMTVYGTSGILPFRQTIDYLHQSLMLGDVGRLYSELAASWMWIAALGGIALWFYTRPKRRINNRFQNRRRLHVTLGWCLLLGMLLFSATGLTWSQWAGGNVDKLRAEMNWLTPQVKTQLQGPAKIADPHADHHGHHMSMPMPEMKPDPALYDGVLQAANAAGIKATKLEIRPAKSDATAWTVTEIDRRWPTQVDAVAVDPATLAVIDHTRFADYPLMAKLTRWGVDFHMGVLFGLPNQLVLIAFGVALCVMIVWGYRMWWMRRPRQTATDPAQTLCQSWLALPLWGRCVSVGIAVLLGLAMPVMGCSLALFIVIDWLRWRAASGLALAGTPE
- a CDS encoding DUF2946 domain-containing protein; the protein is MTTKQHQATWQRIATGLALFAILMIVFAPLVSVSLQKDPMSAMPGMHHEMTMMTEHHAPSETMPVDHAEACGYCVLLAHVPGVILALVMLLCAVLLRQRLTPPRPAVRHWHYFPWLCPDTRAPPRLSAYSI
- the rplS gene encoding 50S ribosomal protein L19, whose protein sequence is MSNIIKQLEQEQMKQDVPSFRPGDTVEVKVWVVEGSKKRLQAFEGVVIAIRNRGLHSAFTVRKISNGEGVERVFQTHSPVVDSIAVKRRGAVRKAKLYYLRERTGKSARIKERLN
- the trmD gene encoding tRNA (guanosine(37)-N1)-methyltransferase TrmD; this encodes MFIGIVSLFPEMFRAITDYGVTGRAVKNGLLSIESWSPRDFTHDRHRTVDERPYGGGPGMLMMVQPLRDAIAAAKAAAGEGAKVIYLSPQGRKLDQAGVSELATNQKLILVCGRYEGIDERVIQTEIDEEWSIGDYVLSGGELPAMTLIDSVSRFIPGVLGHEASATEDSFADGLLDCPHYTRPEVLEGMEVPPVLLSGNHAEIRRWRLKQSLGRTWLRRPELLENLALTEEQAKLLAEFKTEHAHQQQKHDGMA
- the rimM gene encoding ribosome maturation factor RimM (Essential for efficient processing of 16S rRNA): MMSKKAPVEPIVLGKMGSCYGIRGWLRVFSSTEDAESIFDYQPWFIQKAGQWQEVELESWRHHNQDIVIKLKGVDDRDAANALTNCEIVVDSSQLPELDDGYYWKDLIGCQVVTTEGYGLGKVIDMMETGSNDVLVIKANLKDAFGIKERLVPFLDGQVIKKVDLATRTIEVDWDPGF
- the rpsP gene encoding 30S ribosomal protein S16, which codes for MVTIRLARHGAKKRPFYQVVVTDSRNARNGRFIERVGFFNPLAAGAEEETRLDLDRIAHWVGQGATVSDRVATLIKAANKAA
- the ffh gene encoding signal recognition particle protein gives rise to the protein MFDNLTDRLSRTLRNISGRGRLTEDNIKETLREVRMALLEADVALPVVRDFINRVKEKAVGHEVNKSLTPGQEFVKIVRNELVSAMGEENQSLNLAAQPPAVVLMAGLQGAGKTTSVGKLGKFLREKHKKKVLVVSADVYRPAAIKQLETLAEQVGVEFFPSDVGQKPIDIVNAALKEAKLKFFDVLLVDTAGRLHVDEAMMDEIKQVHAAINPVETLFVVDAMTGQDAANTAKAFNEALPLTGVVLTKVDGDARGGAALSIRHITGKPIKFLGVGEKTEALEPFHPDRIASRILGMGDVLSLIEDIESKVDRAQAEKLASKLKKGDGFDLTDFLEQLRQMKNMGGMASLMGKLPGMGQIPDNVKAQMDDKVLVRMEAIINSMTLKERAKPEIIKGSRKRRIAAGCGMQVQDVNRLLKQFDDMQRMMKKMKKGGMAKMMRGMKGMMPPGFPGR
- a CDS encoding cytochrome C assembly family protein, whose product is MPVFALIALVAYSVSLALIIPGLLQKNSGWRRMAILSAVIALISHAFALEARILPGDGSGQNLSLLNVGSLVSLMICTVMTIVASKNRGWLLLPIVYAFALINLAFATFVPNEFITHLETTPGMMVHIGLSLFSYATLIIAALYALQLAWIDYQLKNKRLAFSNEMPPLMTIERKMFHITQVGVVLLTLTLSTGLFYMHNLFSMENIDKAVLSIIAWFVYIVLLWGHYHEGWRGRRVVWFNVAGAGILTLAYFGSRVIQQLAG
- a CDS encoding HlyC/CorC family transporter; translated protein: MEHISTTTLIVTLIVMVVISAYFSGSETGMMTLNRYRLRHRAKQGNRAARRVEKLLRKPDRLISLVLIGNNLVNILASALGTIVGMRLYGNAGVAIATGVLTFVVLVFAEVLPKTIAALYPEKVAYPSSFLLAPLLILMMPLVWLLNGVTRVLMRMVGIKADVVVSSALSKDELRTIVHESRSQISRRNQDMLLSVLDLEKVSVDDIMVPRNEIVGIDINDDWKAIVRQLTHSPHGRIVLYRDSLDDTISMLRVREAYRLMTEKKEFTKEVMLRAADEIYYIPEGTPLSTQLIKFQRNKKKVGLVVDEYGDIQGLVTVEDILEEIVGDFTTSMSPTLAEEVTPQNDGSVLIDGSANVRELNKAFNWQMPEEEARTINGMILEALEEIPAAGTRVRIGQYDIDILDVQDNMIKQVKVVPVKPLRESIAE
- the grpE gene encoding nucleotide exchange factor GrpE; this encodes MSSKEQKTPEGQAPEEIITEQHEEVEAVEPEAGAEQVDPRDEKIANLEAQVTEAQNRERDGILRIKAEMENLRRRTELDVEKAHKFALEKFVNELLPVIDSLDRALEVADKANPDMAPMVEGIELTLKSMLDVVKKFGVEVVADTNVPMDPNVHQAIAMVESEDVAAGNVLMVMQKGYTLNGRTIRAAMVSVAKAKA
- the nadK gene encoding NAD(+) kinase, with product MSNHFKCIGIVGHPRHPTALTTHEMLYRWLCAKNYDVIVEQQIAQELQLKNVKTGTLAEIGQQADLAVVVGGDGNMLGAARTLARYDIKVIGINRGNLGFLTDLDPDNAQQQLADVLEGHYISEKRFLLEAQVCQQDCQKRISTAINEVVLHPGKVAHMIEFEVYIDEIFAFSQRSDGLIISTPTGSTAYSLSAGGPILTPSLDAITLVPMFPHTLSARPLVINSSSTIRLRFSHRRNDLEISCDSQIALPIQEGEDVLIRRCDYHLNLIHPKDYSYFNTLSSKLGWSKKLF